Proteins encoded within one genomic window of Diceros bicornis minor isolate mBicDic1 chromosome X, mDicBic1.mat.cur, whole genome shotgun sequence:
- the TAF9B gene encoding transcription initiation factor TFIID subunit 9B, which translates to MESGKMAPPKNAPRDALVMAQILKDMGITEYEPRVINQMLEFAFRYVTTILDDAKIYSSHAKKPNVDADDVRLAIQCRADQSFTSPPPRDFLLDIARQKNQTPLPLIKPYAGPRLPPDRYCLTAPNYRLKSLVKKGANQGRLVPRLSVGAVSSRPTTPTIATPQTVSVPNKVAPPASVTSQRFTVQIPPSQSTPAKPVPATTAVQNVLINPSMIGPKNILITTNMVSSQNMANESNPLKRKHEDDDDNDTM; encoded by the exons ATGGAGTCGGGCAAGATGGCGCCTCCTAAGAACGCTCCGAGAGATGCTTTG GTGATGGCACAGATCCTAAAGGATATGGGAATTACAGAGTATGAACCAAGGGTTATAAATCAGATGTTGGAATTTGCTTTCC GATATGTGACTACAATTTTGGATGATGCAAAAATTTATTCCAGCCATGCTAAGAAACCTAATGTTGACGCAGATGATGTGAGACTGGCAATCCAGTGTCGGGCTGATCAATCTTTTACCTCTCCTCCCCCGAGAGAT TTTTTACTGGATATTGCAAGGCAGAAAAATCAAACCCCTTTACCACTGATTAAGCCATATGCAGGACCCAGACTACCACCTGACAGATACTGCTTAACAGCTCCAAACTATAGGCTGAAGTCCTTAGTTAAAAAG GGAGCTAACCAAGGAAGACTAGTTCCACGGTTAAGTGTTGGTGCTGTTAGCAGCAGACCTACCACTCCTACTATAG CAACCCCGCAAACAGTGTCTGTCCCAAATAAAGTTGCACCTCCAGCATCAGTGACAAGCCAAAGATTTACAGTGCAGATTCCACCTTCTCAGTCCACACCTGCCAAACCAG TTCCTGCAACAACTGCAGTTCAAAATGTTCTGATTAATCCTTCAATGATTGGGCCCAAAAATATTCTTATTACCACCAACATGGTTTCATCACAGAACATGGCCAATGAATCAAACCCATTGAAGAGAAaacatgaagatgatgatgacaatgatactATGTAA